In a genomic window of Vigna angularis cultivar LongXiaoDou No.4 chromosome 6, ASM1680809v1, whole genome shotgun sequence:
- the LOC108342227 gene encoding disease resistance protein At4g27190 produces the protein MKAAVVAHQLGNLISNRSILEDLKNSLQTLQDKRQKVQENLIWEDEEFQTQSDWLKRVDEILGQGDKLLNSYEGSTCTNILLRYKVGKQSRKMQPEISVLINKGESHVSAKTRKHERPASRDETIADIMDALRNPDIQAVGVWGLGGLGTTSLAENIREKTKEQNLFDAMVFITVTDKPNQEQVQNAIANALGVQFTNGESLVKRRNKLRQRIKKEESTLIIVDDTWGELNPEEFDLEEFGVPPGNEHEGCKVFLTSGNLKFIQYLEDASKLNKVFQLEELQKEEARKLFEKKVGSFDEDQSSIVEEIVRSCEGSISLIYALAKALENKGEDALMQFKENSSPAKLLSYCLEENEEHKALLYLLAIRGRRFINSYSMYIDMWTGVFKNLETADAARKKRESLISDLKAYGLVVEKGKDWVKVDDYLYHTAYRMALHDKRASVISTEWPPEELLTDLHFCNLHPVGDLKLPATLQCPNLKHLLISRENSTIDVPDSFFEETKLLKVLDFVSFHCPKLPLSFVVLKDLEALSMYHCELGDIKEVCELTNLRMLGLLGSSIRQLPAQIVKLQKLLFLDLRDTNLQVIPPNVLSKLTSLEELYLRNSFCNWEIETSTSENKNASLKELTDLEHLAYIEDMYVPDPQAWPVDLFFGNLRSYTIFIGNGWDRAYDGDHELKTLKLKLNRRFQSENGIKKMLKEVQVLYLDTLNGVQNVVNDMECDGFPQLQSLFIQHNAEVKFIATGSGNDPLDTFPNLESLSLTILSYLEYIYHGDSLTEKSFFKLRVIKIEKCNAMRCLFSVSMINGIPHLATLEVSQCTSIKAIMLFEGAENRPIEFPELCSLTLKGLPALISFCSTEGSSSATLFHDKVSCPKLETMVISEVSELTTIWNEEYDAENSFGKLKNVIIKDCEKLRTVFPVNLSKNLDNLKTLEVRNCSLMTSIFTVMRQDSTKPGLQLSIPMIEITLTGLPKLEYVCVTTGFEALKKKFEEEWYAGLPGLSGNARIEHGRKMKKYLEEYLNM, from the exons ATGAAAGCAGCAGTGGTTGCACATCAACTTGGCAACCTAATTTCCAACCGAAGCATTTTGGAGGATCTCAAAAATAGCCTCCAGACTTTGCAAGATAAAAGGCAAAAAGTGCAAGAAAATCTTATTTGGGAAGATGAAGAATTCCAGACTCAAAGTGACTGGCTCAAAAGAGTGGATGAGATTCTTGGACAAGGGGATAAATTATTGAACTCCTATGAAGGCAGTACTTGCACAAATATTTTGTTGCGGTACAAGGTTGGTAAACAATCAAGAAAGATGCAACCAGAGATTTCAGTATTAATTAATAAAGGAGAATCTCATGTATCAGCGAAAACACGAAAACATGAAAGACCAGCATCAAGAGATGAAACGATAGCAGATATTATGGATGCCCTAAGGAACCCTGATATCCAAGCAGTTGGAGTATGGGGGCTGGGTGGTTTAGGCACAACCTCATTAGCCGAAAACAttagagagaaaacaaaagaacaGAATTTGTTTGATGCAATGGTTTTCATAACTGTAACTGATAAGCCAAATCAGGAACAAGTTCAAAATGCTATTGCAAATGCATTGGGAGTGCAGTTTACCAACGGAGAAAGTCTtgtgaaaagaagaaataaattgCGTCAGAGAATAAAAAAAGAGGAAAGTACTCTCATCATAGTTGATGATACGTGGGGGGAATTGAACCCAGAAGAATTTGACTTGGAGGAATTTGGAGTTCCTCCGGGTAATGAACATGAAGGGTGCAAAGTATTCTTGACATcaggaaatttgaaatttatacaATATTTGGAGGATGCCTCTAAGCTTAATAAAGTGTTTCAATTAGAAGAATTACAAAAAGAAGAGGCTCGAAAGCTGTTTGAGAAGAAGGTTGGAAGTTTTGATGAAGATCAAAGTTCCATTGTAGAAGAAATAGTGAGAAGTTGTGAAGGTTccatttctttaatttatgcCCTAGCAAAGGCATTAGAAAATAAGGGCGAAGATGCCTTGATGCAGTTCAAGGAAAATAGTTCACCAGCAAAACTATTGTCCTATTGTTTGGAAGAAAATGAGGAACACAAAGCATTGTTGTATCTTCTTGCTATTAGGGGAAGAAGATTTATTAACAGTTATAGCATGTACATAGACATGTGGACAGGTGTATTCAAAAATCTGGAAACAGCAGATGCTGCAAGAAAAAAGCGTGAGTCACTGATTAGTGATCTGAAGGCCTATGGTCTTGTGGTTGAAAAGGGAAAGGACTGGGTCAAAGTAGATGACTATTTATATCATACTGCTTATCGAATGGCCCTACATGATAAAAGAGCTTCAGTGATTTCCACAGAATGGCCACCTGAAGAATTGCTAACAGATCTTCACTTCTGCAACTTACATCCTGTTGGTGATTTGAAGCTTCCCGCAACGTTGCAATGTCCAAACTTGAAACATCTTCTGATAAGTAGGGAAAATTCCACAATAGATGTTCCAGATTCATTTTTTGAGGAGACTAAACTTCTGAAAGTGCTAGATTTCGTTTCCTTTCATTGCCCAAAGCTGCCTCTtagttttgttgttttaaaGGACCTTGAAGCATTATCCATGTATCATTGTGAATTGGGAGACATTAAAGAAGTTTGTGAGCTCACAAATCTACGAATGCTAGGCCTCCTTGGAAGTAGTATCCGACAATTGCCTGCGCAAATTGTAAAGCTTCAGAAGTTGCTATTCTTGGATTTAAGAGACACAAATCTCCAAGTGATTCCACCGAATGTCCTGTCCAAATTGACAAGCTTGGAAGAATTATATTTGAGAAACTCCTTCTGTAATTGGGAGATTGAAACGTCTACCAGTGAAAACAAGAATGCAAGCTTGAAAGAGCTTACAGACTTGGAACACTTGGCATACATAGAAGACATGTATGTTCCTGATCCGCAGGCATGGCCTGTGGACTTGTTCTTTGGAAACCTAAGATCATATACAATTTTCATTGGTAACGGGTGGGACCGAGCATATGATGGTGATCATGAATTGAAGACATTGAAACTGAAGCTGAACAGGAGGTTTCAGTCAGAGAATGGAATAAAAAAGATGCTGAAAGAAGTTCAGGTTTTGTACTTGGATACACTGAATGGTGTCCAGAATGTTGTTAATGATATGGAGTGCGATGGGTTTCCACAACTGCAGTCTCTTTTCATTCAACACAATGCTGAAGTCAAATTCATAGCCACAGGGTCAGGTAACGATCCTCTTGATACTTTCCCGAACTTGGAGTCACTGTCTCTCACCATTCTGAGCTATTTGGAGTACATATACCATGGTGATTCCTTAACTGAGAAATCTTTCTTCAAACTGAGAGTCATCAAAATAGAGAAATGCAATGCAATGCGATGTCTCTTCTCAGTATCCATGATCAATGGTATTCCTCATCTTGCTACTTTGGAAGTTTCACAGTGCACATCCATAAAGGCAATTATGCTATTTGAAGGTGCAGAGAATCGTCCCATAGAATTTCCTGAATTATGCTCTCTAACCTTAAAAGGACTCCCAGCATTAATCAGTTTCTGCTCAACTGAAGGATCCTCTTCTGCTACACTTTTCCATGACaag GTTTCTTGCCCTAAGCTGGAGACAATGGTGATTTCCGAGGTTAGTGAATTGACAACAATATGGAATGAAGAGTATGATGCTGAAAATTCATTTGGGAAACTGAAAAACGTAATTATCAAAGATTGTGAGAAATTGAGAACTGTTTTTCCAGTTAATCTTTCCAAAAATCTTGATAATTTGAAGACGTTAGAGGTTAGAAATTGCAGTTTAATGACGAGCATTTTCACTGTGATGAGGCAAGATAGCACAAAACCAGGGCTTCAATTGAGCATTCCAATGATTGAAATAACTTTAACTGGTCTTCCCAAATTGGAGTATGTGTGTGTTACTACAGGATTTGAAGccttgaagaaaaaattcgAGGAAGAATGGTATGCTGGCCTTCCCGGATTATCAGGTAACGCACGTATTGAACAcggaagaaaaatgaaaaaatatttggaagaaTATTTGAATATGTAG